Below is a genomic region from Corallococcus macrosporus.
CGACCATGCGCGCGGGCTTCACCTTCTCCGTGTCCAGGCTGGCCTCCTCGCCGCGCGAGATGCGGTCGATGTCGTCCAGCACCGCCAGGTCCTCCTCGGAGAAGTCCGGCTTGGGCGTGAGCGCCACGGACGGCTTCGAGCCCTGCGCGGCGCCGCCGAAGAGCACCACCGGCACGCGCGGCTTGTTCGGGTCCTCCGGCTCGGAGGGCGGAGGGGGCGGCGGCCGGGCGGCAGCGGGAGGCGGCGGCGGACGCGGGGCCTTGGGACGGGGCTTGGAGCCCAGGATGTCCTCCAGCACCTCCGCGCCGTCGACGCCCGAATCATGGGGCGGCGGCGGGGGCAGGTCCCAGTCCAGCGCTGGCGGCGCGGGCGGGCGCGGCGGCGCCGGGGGCCGGGCGGCGGCGGGAGGCGGCGGCAGGATGTCCGGCGAATCGTCCTCGTCCATGTCCATCGGTTCAGCCTCCACGATGTCCAGGGGCTCGCCCCGGCCGCGCGCGAGCGCCTGCTCCATGTCATCCGACGCGGCGACGAACACCTTGAGCTGCTTGCGCAGCTGGAAGCGCAGCTCGTCCACCAGCGTCAGGTTGCCCGGATCCTCCACCGCGACGTGGATCCGCTCGCTGCGCCCTTCCTGCTCCGACGCGAAGAGGAGCACCCGGTGCTCGGTCTGGAAGTCCATGGACACCAGCGAGGACACCGCGTGCGGGATGTACTCGGGGATCTCCACGAAGGGCAGCGCGTGCTGCGCCGCCAGCGCCCGCGCGATGTCCCGGCCCGTGCACAGGCCCATGGACATCAGCACCTCGCCCAGCTTGCGGCCCTGGCCGCGACGGCCGGAGGCCAGGGCCTGCTTCACCTGCTCGTCCGTCACCACTCCGGCCTGGACGAGGAGTTCACCAATCTTCTTGCGCATGGCCGGGGGCTACCGCTTGACCTTGGCGAGGTATTCCTCGCGGGAGAAAACGCCCTTCTCGATGAGCAGCTCCACCATGGCCTTCAGCGCCGCGACCTCCTTGCGCTGGACCTCCTCCACGCTCTTGAGCAGCTCCGCGGGGCTGCCGGAGGCGGCCGCACGGGGCGCTTCCGCCGGGGGCGCCTGACGCGGGGGCGGCGCGGCGGCGGGCTTGGGGGACATGGCCACGGCGGCGGCCGGGTCCAGGTCCTTGAGGTTCTTCACGACGGTGCGGCCCTGCGCGTCCACCACCTTGAAGTTGGTGTCCGCGT
It encodes:
- a CDS encoding general secretion pathway protein GspE, which produces MRKKIGELLVQAGVVTDEQVKQALASGRRGQGRKLGEVLMSMGLCTGRDIARALAAQHALPFVEIPEYIPHAVSSLVSMDFQTEHRVLLFASEQEGRSERIHVAVEDPGNLTLVDELRFQLRKQLKVFVAASDDMEQALARGRGEPLDIVEAEPMDMDEDDSPDILPPPPAAARPPAPPRPPAPPALDWDLPPPPPHDSGVDGAEVLEDILGSKPRPKAPRPPPPPAAARPPPPPPSEPEDPNKPRVPVVLFGGAAQGSKPSVALTPKPDFSEEDLAVLDDIDRISRGEEASLDTEKVKPARMVASLIRLLIRKGLIQEAEFLEELAQK